One region of Hemiscyllium ocellatum isolate sHemOce1 chromosome 32, sHemOce1.pat.X.cur, whole genome shotgun sequence genomic DNA includes:
- the cdc6 gene encoding cell division control protein 6 homolog: MPSTWKTRTQTTIDFPKKKLAQCRAVNKESQGSPPTNQKQPLSPRKRLGVENLCNVPQPLECSPTKRKKENQPVAPLTPRGRKLEFGGSPLKLAARHRSLSAHKSPERTGCPLKKGDETPCSKNHLPAPLSPIARHLKQQGACYLQTKQVLNTTIPERLLAREHETEVISQFITNHVSEEKPGSLYVSGAPGTGKTACVERIIEDLKEKLGDTVVISINCMSLRNSQAIFCSIADNLIGKGKLKCRRKDFPKKLQKKLTSKGPVVLLVLDEMDQLDSKAQDVLYTLFEWPCLSNSRLVLIGIANALDLTDRILPRLQARPKCKPQLLNFPPYTREQIVAIVQDRLSQVSGEKVLDPAAIQFCARKVSSVSGDARKALDVCRRAVEVVESKVRNQTAGEPTMKSESPATPIQSPGLKKVGLPHISQVISEVYGDRMTSSSGSDECFPLQQKLLVCSLLLLTRESKVKEVTLGKLNDTYSRICRQHQMTGVEQSECLSLCSHLESRGILSLKRSKEARLSKVALKIEERDVEHALHDKVLMGSILQRGLP; the protein is encoded by the exons GTGTTGAGAACCTTTGTAATGTACCACAGCCCCTGGAGTGCTCACCAaccaaaaggaagaaggaaaatCAGCCTGTGGCTCCATTAACCCCTAGAGGTCGGAAGTTGGAATTTGGTGGGAGCCCATTAAAACTGGCAGCAAGGCACAGATCACTCTCTGCCCATAAATCACCAGAGCGGACAGGATGTCCTCTCAAGAAGGGGGATGAGACTCCTTGTTCCAAAAACCACCTCCCTGCACCCTTGTCTCCCATTGCAAGGCATTTAAAACAGCAAG GTGCATGTTATCTACAAACCAAGCAGGTGCTGAACACAACCATTCCAGAGCGCCTTCTCGCACGTGAGCATGAGACTGAAGTTATCTCTCAGTTTATAACAAATCACGTCAGTGAGGAGAAGCCCGGGAGTCTTTATGTTTCAGGAGCACCTGGCACAGGGAAAACTGCGTGTGTGGAACGAATTATCGAGGACCTAAAG GAGAAACTTGGGGACACAGTCGTCATTTCCATTAACTGCATGTCGCTGAGGAATTCGCAGGCTATTTTTTGTTCCATTGCAGACAACCTCATTGGCAAGGGAAAACTCAAATGTAGAAGAAAAGACTTTCCAAAAAAACTGCAAAAGAAGCTTACCAGCAAGGGCCCAGTGGT CCTTTTGGTGCTGGATGAGATGGATCAGCTGGACAGCAAGGCTCAGGATGTCCTCTACACGCTGTTTGAGTGGCCTTGTCTCAGCAACTCTAGGCTCGTGCTCATCG GAATTGCAAACGCACTGGATCTGACCGATCGGATTCTGCCCCGACTTCAAGCCCGGCCCAAATGTAAACCTCAGCTCCTAAACTTCCCGCCTTACACTAGGGAGCAGATTGTTGCTATTGTGCAGGACCGGCTGAGTCAG GTTTCTGGGGAAAAGGTTTTGGATCCTGCTGCCATTCAGTTCTGTGCTCGTAAAGTTTCATCTGTGTCTGGTGATGCTCGCAAAGCTTTGGATGTGTGCAG ACGTGCTGTGGAGGTTGTGGAATCGAAGGTTCGAAACCAGACTGCAGGTGAGCCAACGATGAAAT CTGAATCTCCCGCAACACCGATTCAGTCTCCAGGCCTGAAGAAGGTGGGTCTACCACACATTTCCCAGGTCATTTCCGAAGTATACGGTGATCGCATGACATCGAGCTCGGGGTCTGATGAATGCTTTCCTCTACAGCAGAAGCTGCTGGTCTGCTCTCTGCTTCTCTTGACCAGAGAGTCGAAAGTAAAAGAAGTCACTCTGGGAAAG CTCAATGACACGTACAGCAGGATTTGCCGCCAGCATCAGATGACGGGGGTGGAGCAGTCAGAATGTTTGTCGCTCTGTAGCCACTTGGAATCCAGGGGAATCCTCTCTCTCAAGCGGTCAAAAGAGGCTCGACTCAGTAAG GTCGCCTTGAAAATTGAAGAGAGGGATGTTGAACATGCTCTTCATGACAAAGTATTGATGGGGAGCATTTTACAACGGGGTCTTCCTTGA